The Cannabis sativa cultivar Pink pepper isolate KNU-18-1 unplaced genomic scaffold, ASM2916894v1 Contig3, whole genome shotgun sequence genome window below encodes:
- the LOC133033132 gene encoding uncharacterized protein LOC133033132, with protein sequence MRKVQNSVYAINNNDENWVDNVEGVKNTFLEFYRQLLGAKISQKKKVLTSVVREDLVLNETQIQVLSQSYFKEEIKTAIFSILNEKVLGLDGFISGFLKNAWDVVGEDFIKTISSSLISGKILKEINTYTLTLIPEDEVV encoded by the coding sequence ATGAGAAAAGTCCAAAATTCAGTTTAtgcaataaataataatgatgaaAATTGGGTTGACAATGTGGAAGGagttaaaaatacatttttagaGTTTTACAGGCAACTCCTGGgtgctaaaatatctcaaaagAAAAAAGTTTTGACTAGCGTGGTAAGAGAAGATCTAGTATTGAATGAGACCCAAATTCAAGTGCTATCTCAATCGTACTTTAAGGAGGAGATCAAGACTGCCATTTTCTCAATTCTGAATGAAAAGGTGCTAGGACTTGATGGCTTCATAAGTGGTTTCTTAAAAAATGCTTGGGATGTAGTTGGAGAGGATTTCATCAAGACAATCAGCTCATCTTTGATTTCTGGTAAGATTCTCAAAGAAATTAATACGTATACCTTGACTCTTATTCCCGAAGATGAAGTTGTTTGA